In a genomic window of Puniceicoccaceae bacterium:
- a CDS encoding transglutaminase-like domain-containing protein gives MKNLIPYICLPAIACSLQANPEQTRTYQVEQSVTLSEIPQGADHVKWWIAVPDDDRFQEVLDLSITDSPGGWRVVREPDRGNRFILVEVDNPETEQLTAKFEFTLRRQPVKIDIDPAKAGPITDSHRQLFAAELILDAPHMSVTPAIAELANKACGDETNVAIQARLLLDAVADNANHYSTDSSVPRCSIGDAGSCMEKGGGCCTDLHSLFIALARAKGIPARLQMGYRLREQNEGKTVDPGYRCWAEYFVPSYGWVPADIVEADDPDGLGRDRWFTGLTERRLWLNQGREFQLPGRDTSANRVSTMVIGFAEIDGQAVRTLPDEEAGIPSQLSRTVRFVEIGSI, from the coding sequence ATGAAAAACCTGATTCCCTATATCTGTTTACCCGCCATCGCTTGCAGTCTGCAGGCAAATCCGGAACAAACCCGCACTTACCAGGTCGAACAATCCGTTACCCTTTCAGAAATTCCGCAAGGGGCCGACCACGTCAAGTGGTGGATCGCCGTGCCTGACGACGACCGTTTTCAAGAAGTGCTCGACCTGAGCATCACAGATTCGCCGGGAGGCTGGCGCGTCGTGCGTGAACCCGACCGTGGAAACCGATTCATTCTCGTTGAGGTCGACAATCCAGAAACGGAGCAACTCACCGCCAAATTTGAATTCACCTTGAGGCGCCAACCCGTGAAGATCGACATCGATCCCGCAAAGGCAGGCCCCATCACAGACAGTCACCGGCAGTTATTCGCGGCTGAACTGATCCTTGACGCTCCGCACATGTCCGTGACTCCGGCCATTGCCGAACTGGCCAACAAAGCATGCGGAGACGAGACCAATGTGGCCATTCAGGCCCGTCTGCTGCTCGATGCGGTGGCCGACAACGCCAACCACTACTCAACCGATTCCAGCGTACCCCGTTGCAGTATCGGTGATGCAGGCTCCTGCATGGAAAAAGGTGGAGGCTGCTGCACCGACCTGCACTCTCTGTTTATTGCATTGGCGCGCGCAAAGGGGATTCCCGCAAGACTCCAGATGGGCTATCGACTGCGCGAACAAAATGAAGGCAAAACGGTTGATCCCGGATACCGCTGCTGGGCAGAATACTTCGTGCCTTCGTATGGTTGGGTACCTGCAGACATCGTTGAAGCCGACGATCCAGACGGCCTGGGTCGGGATCGCTGGTTCACCGGTCTCACCGAACGCCGCCTGTGGTTGAATCAGGGTCGGGAATTCCAACTCCCGGGTCGTGACACTTCTGCAAACCGGGTCAGCACCATGGTCATCGGTTTTGCGGAAATCGATGGACAGGCCGTGCGCACGCTTCCAGATGAAGAGGCTGGAATTCCTTCTCAGCTTTCCAGAACCGTGCGTTTTGTTGAAATTGGCTCAATCTGA
- a CDS encoding nitronate monooxygenase codes for MIEADAIGELCDEIRKLTQRSFAINLWVSDHDAEQLQLDEGTSRRHLDAMAPVYRELGAEMPGWAGRFESRFERQAEALIRAKPKVFSFVFGIPSAEILQECKKQGIVTVGAATTLEEALASEAAHVDAVVVTGFEAGGHRPSFLKPAEDSLHGTFALIQIVKERVRITMIAAGGIADLRGVNAALALGADAVQIGTAFLACDESGASPSHKAMLHTRGPMGTVLSRAFTGRLARFRENRAIREFESSPLPALPFPAQSDLMAPLKTRAAELGNFDYQSLYASQASALVRHHSAAALMEALKPAFTSPISTIRK; via the coding sequence ATGATCGAAGCAGACGCCATAGGAGAGTTGTGCGATGAAATTCGCAAGCTGACTCAACGTTCCTTCGCGATCAATCTGTGGGTATCGGATCACGATGCAGAGCAACTGCAGCTGGACGAAGGAACCTCTCGGCGACACCTGGATGCGATGGCTCCAGTCTATCGGGAATTGGGTGCTGAAATGCCGGGCTGGGCAGGACGTTTTGAATCCCGCTTTGAACGACAGGCCGAGGCATTGATTCGCGCGAAACCCAAGGTCTTCAGTTTTGTCTTCGGAATCCCTTCGGCCGAGATCCTTCAGGAATGCAAGAAACAGGGCATCGTTACGGTGGGGGCGGCAACGACGCTTGAGGAGGCACTGGCCAGTGAAGCGGCGCATGTGGATGCTGTCGTGGTGACCGGATTTGAAGCTGGCGGCCATCGCCCGTCCTTTCTCAAGCCTGCCGAAGACTCCTTGCACGGTACTTTTGCACTGATTCAGATTGTAAAGGAACGTGTGCGAATTACGATGATTGCTGCAGGAGGAATTGCGGACCTTCGCGGTGTCAATGCGGCACTCGCGCTCGGAGCGGATGCTGTTCAGATTGGCACTGCTTTCCTTGCCTGTGACGAATCCGGAGCCTCACCGAGCCACAAGGCGATGCTGCACACGCGCGGCCCCATGGGCACTGTGCTTTCCAGAGCATTCACCGGACGCCTCGCGCGCTTCCGGGAGAATCGAGCGATTCGCGAATTTGAGTCGTCGCCCCTTCCGGCACTTCCATTTCCCGCGCAAAGCGATTTGATGGCACCGCTGAAAACTCGCGCCGCCGAGCTGGGAAACTTCGATTATCAGTCCCTCTACGCGAGCCAGGCCAGCGCACTTGTTCGCCACCACAGTGCTGCGGCATTGATGGAAGCACTCAAACCCGCTTTTACCAGTCCCATTTCCACTATCCGAAAATGA
- a CDS encoding DUF5069 domain-containing protein, giving the protein MDQQFLSFVGVDYADLRAQLEAGAGDGEVLRWIADHARTPRQPWEIEAWNRIQETGSPVPGSPSQDYFVSVRDSHDATREDLRSWLQPSPTRAGWARLVPT; this is encoded by the coding sequence ATGGACCAGCAGTTTCTGAGCTTTGTGGGCGTCGACTATGCGGATCTGCGCGCGCAACTGGAAGCAGGTGCGGGGGATGGCGAGGTTCTGCGCTGGATCGCCGATCACGCAAGAACCCCCCGGCAGCCATGGGAGATCGAAGCATGGAATCGCATCCAGGAAACGGGCAGTCCGGTTCCGGGGTCGCCGTCACAGGATTATTTTGTTTCGGTGCGTGACAGTCATGACGCAACGCGCGAAGACCTGCGCAGCTGGTTGCAACCGTCTCCAACGCGGGCGGGTTGGGCTCGTTTGGTGCCCACATGA
- a CDS encoding helix-turn-helix domain-containing protein, with the protein MVPVRKTQVDTPPSECPLTQCLSIIGGAWTPNIIWYLSATPRRFSELKGDLRGISAKLLTQRLRYLEEHKVVHREVIPSSPPTVEYTLTEFGKELKPAIEAIAAVGHKIKSYKQQASTGNPPS; encoded by the coding sequence ATGGTCCCCGTCCGAAAAACCCAAGTCGACACACCACCCAGTGAATGCCCCTTGACCCAGTGCCTCAGCATCATCGGTGGCGCGTGGACTCCCAATATCATCTGGTATCTCAGTGCCACGCCGCGCCGGTTCAGCGAACTCAAGGGTGACCTGAGAGGCATCTCCGCAAAGTTGCTCACCCAACGCCTTCGCTACCTGGAAGAGCACAAGGTCGTTCACCGAGAGGTGATCCCGAGTTCTCCACCCACTGTGGAATACACCCTAACCGAATTCGGAAAAGAACTGAAACCTGCCATCGAGGCCATCGCTGCGGTCGGGCACAAAATCAAATCATACAAGCAACAGGCTTCAACTGGAAACCCGCCATCGTGA
- a CDS encoding universal stress protein: protein METLSKILACTDGSLYASSVYRHAHWAASRLNARIEVLHIIDSRQESVPHVDLSGSIGLNARQRLREELVALDEARGRAAQAKAALILEEAKAYFAESGFEGVRFESRHGSLVEMIENKEAQASLVVIGKRGEAADFAKLHLGANLERVIRSCHHPVLVAARSFQPVNSMLIAFDGGPSAQKAVKYAASQSLLKGLKCILMAVGKPCATIQSDLLEAAETLKSAGYEVDARMEQGEPEKVFAETIQSESIQLLVMGAYGHSRIRQLIVGSTTTTMVRTCRFPVLLFR, encoded by the coding sequence ATGGAAACGCTATCCAAGATTCTGGCATGCACCGACGGCTCCCTCTACGCCTCAAGCGTTTACAGGCATGCCCATTGGGCTGCATCGCGTCTGAACGCACGCATCGAAGTGCTGCACATCATTGATTCCCGGCAGGAATCGGTTCCGCACGTTGACCTGAGTGGCAGCATTGGACTCAATGCCCGCCAGCGCCTGAGAGAAGAACTTGTGGCGCTTGACGAAGCACGCGGTCGGGCTGCACAAGCCAAGGCAGCCTTGATTCTCGAAGAAGCCAAGGCCTACTTTGCAGAGTCGGGATTTGAGGGTGTTAGGTTCGAATCCCGGCACGGCTCATTGGTGGAAATGATCGAAAACAAGGAAGCGCAGGCGTCGCTGGTTGTGATCGGCAAACGCGGTGAAGCAGCGGATTTTGCGAAGTTGCACCTGGGCGCAAATCTGGAGCGCGTTATTCGCTCCTGCCACCATCCGGTGCTGGTGGCGGCGCGCAGTTTTCAGCCCGTGAACTCGATGCTGATCGCGTTTGATGGAGGTCCCAGTGCGCAAAAGGCGGTGAAGTATGCGGCATCGCAGTCGCTGCTCAAGGGACTGAAATGTATTCTGATGGCGGTGGGAAAGCCGTGTGCCACGATTCAGAGCGATCTCTTGGAAGCGGCGGAAACGTTGAAGTCAGCCGGATACGAAGTCGATGCGCGTATGGAGCAGGGTGAACCGGAAAAAGTATTTGCGGAAACCATTCAAAGCGAATCGATCCAGCTGCTCGTGATGGGAGCCTATGGACACTCCAGGATTCGCCAGCTGATTGTTGGAAGCACAACAACGACGATGGTGCGCACCTGTCGGTTTCCCGTGCTGTTGTTCCGTTGA
- a CDS encoding SulP family inorganic anion transporter, protein MAGAVVALALIPEAIAFSIIAGVDPKVGLYASFCIAVVTAICGGRPGMISAATGAMALLMVDLVRDHGLQYLLAATVLTGVLQVLAGVFKLGNLMRFVSRSVVTGFVNALAILIFLAQLPEFKGQGWQMYAMVAAGLVIIYGLPRFIRSVPSPLVCIVVLTAFSMLAGLELRTVSDMGELPSTLPAFLIPDIPLNLETLWILLPTAIPLAIVGLLESMMTETIVDDLTDTPSQRNRECAGQGIANIVAGFFGGMAGCAMIGQSVINVKSGGRGRLSSLAAGVLLIILVVAFGDWVGAIPMAALVAVMIMVSIGTFSWQSILDLRIHHRTSSVVMVSTVVTVVFTHNLALGVGVGVLLSALFFAYKVSSLLEIDSVLDADASCRTYHVNGQLFFVSASTFGEAFDFSEVLSKVVIDVSRAHFWDLSAIHALDRIVLKFRREGTEVELFGLNEASETLVLKIAKHDKPGAADELGAH, encoded by the coding sequence TTCCCGAAGCCATCGCCTTTTCCATCATTGCCGGGGTTGATCCCAAGGTTGGGCTTTACGCCTCCTTTTGCATCGCTGTGGTGACCGCGATTTGCGGTGGTCGGCCCGGCATGATCTCCGCTGCAACGGGTGCCATGGCGCTGCTGATGGTGGATTTGGTCCGTGACCACGGCCTGCAGTATCTGCTGGCAGCGACGGTGCTGACCGGGGTGTTGCAGGTATTGGCCGGTGTGTTCAAATTGGGCAACCTGATGCGATTTGTCTCCCGCTCGGTGGTGACGGGGTTTGTGAACGCGCTTGCGATTTTGATCTTCCTCGCTCAGTTGCCGGAATTCAAGGGACAAGGATGGCAGATGTATGCGATGGTTGCAGCGGGACTGGTGATCATCTATGGACTGCCGCGCTTTATTCGCTCAGTTCCCTCACCACTGGTGTGCATCGTGGTACTGACCGCGTTTTCAATGCTTGCAGGACTGGAGCTGCGAACGGTGTCCGACATGGGGGAACTCCCCTCGACACTACCTGCCTTTCTGATTCCTGACATTCCGTTGAACCTGGAAACCCTATGGATTCTGCTGCCAACTGCCATCCCACTGGCTATTGTGGGCCTGCTCGAGTCGATGATGACCGAAACCATTGTTGACGACCTGACGGATACTCCGAGCCAGCGCAACCGCGAGTGTGCCGGGCAGGGCATTGCGAACATTGTGGCCGGTTTTTTTGGAGGCATGGCGGGCTGCGCAATGATCGGTCAATCCGTGATCAATGTGAAATCGGGCGGTCGTGGACGACTGTCGTCTCTGGCAGCAGGCGTGTTATTGATCATTCTGGTGGTTGCCTTTGGCGATTGGGTGGGAGCGATCCCCATGGCAGCACTGGTTGCGGTGATGATCATGGTCTCCATCGGAACCTTCAGCTGGCAGTCGATCCTCGATCTCCGCATCCACCACCGAACCTCGAGCGTGGTGATGGTATCGACGGTGGTTACGGTGGTCTTCACGCACAACCTCGCGCTCGGTGTGGGAGTCGGTGTGCTGCTCAGTGCCCTGTTTTTTGCTTACAAGGTGTCCAGTCTGCTGGAAATCGACAGCGTGCTCGATGCCGATGCGTCCTGCCGCACCTATCATGTGAACGGGCAGCTGTTTTTTGTGTCTGCCAGCACGTTCGGTGAAGCATTTGATTTTAGCGAAGTGCTTTCCAAGGTGGTCATTGATGTTTCCAGAGCCCACTTCTGGGATCTTTCCGCGATCCATGCGCTGGATCGAATCGTCTTGAAGTTCCGGAGGGAAGGAACTGAAGTGGAATTGTTCGGACTCAATGAGGCCAGTGAAACGCTTGTGCTCAAGATTGCCAAACACGACAAACCCGGTGCCGCCGATGAGCTTGGCGCACACTGA